The following coding sequences lie in one Apium graveolens cultivar Ventura chromosome 1, ASM990537v1, whole genome shotgun sequence genomic window:
- the LOC141665043 gene encoding very-long-chain aldehyde decarbonylase CER1-like isoform X3: MATNPGILTDWPWARLGSYKYVVLAPFVVHSICSYLTKEENGRDLTNFLIFPFLLWRMLHNQIWISLSRYRTAKGNNRILDKTIEFEQVDRESNWAGCDLTLTGTSSIVVVFGYVTYIDFMNNLGHCNFELIPRKLFTIFPPLKYIMYTPTYVSLPSLIISFDILTLPSANSSRAICTKFGLQKIYKIM; the protein is encoded by the exons ATGGCTACTAACCCAGGCATTCTCACTGATTGGCCATGGGCACGCCTTGGAAGCTACAAG TATGTGGTTCTGGCGCCATTTGTGGTTCACAGCATCTGCTCGTACCTAACAAAAGAAGAGAATGGAAGAGACTTGACTAATTTTCTTATATTCCCCTTTCTGTTGTGGAGAATGCTTCACAACCAGATTTGGATTTCTCTCTCTCGCTACAGAACGGCCAAAGGCAACAACAGAATTCTTGACAAAACTATCGAGTTTGAGCAGGTTGATAGAGAGAGTAACTG GGCCGGTTGCGACTTGACATTGACGGGGACAAGCTCTATTGTTGTAGTATTTGGTTATGTAACTTACATTGATTTCATGAACAATTTGGGGCACTGCAACTTTGAGCTCATTCCTAGGAAGCTTTTCACCATCTTCCCTCCTCTCAAATACATCATGTACACACCTACGTATGTCTCTCTTCCTTCGCTCATAATATCTTTCGATATATTGACGCTCCCATCTGCCAATTCGAGCAGGGCTATATGTACAAAATTTGGTTTAcaaaaaatttacaaaataatGTGA
- the LOC141665043 gene encoding very-long-chain aldehyde decarbonylase CER1-like isoform X4 yields the protein MATNPGILTDWPWARLGSYKYVVLAPFVVHSICSYLTKEENGRDLTNFLIFPFLLWRMLHNQIWISLSRYRTAKGNNRILDKTIEFEQVDRESNWDDQILLNGIFFYLGNLLLKGGSNLPLWRTDGIVIAILLHAGPVEYFYYWLHRALHHHYLYSRYHSHHHSSIVTEPIYPFLFLCTCLDI from the exons ATGGCTACTAACCCAGGCATTCTCACTGATTGGCCATGGGCACGCCTTGGAAGCTACAAG TATGTGGTTCTGGCGCCATTTGTGGTTCACAGCATCTGCTCGTACCTAACAAAAGAAGAGAATGGAAGAGACTTGACTAATTTTCTTATATTCCCCTTTCTGTTGTGGAGAATGCTTCACAACCAGATTTGGATTTCTCTCTCTCGCTACAGAACGGCCAAAGGCAACAACAGAATTCTTGACAAAACTATCGAGTTTGAGCAGGTTGATAGAGAGAGTAACTG GGATGATCAAATTTTGTTAAATGGGATATTTTTTTATTTGGGAAACTTGTTGCTGAAGGGAGGGTCTAATCTGCCTTTATGGAGGACGGATGGTATTGTTATAGCAATTTTGCTTCATGCTGGACCTGTGGAATATTTTTACTACTGGCTTCACAGAGCTTTACACCACCACTACCTCTACTCTCGCTATCATTCTCATCACCATTCCTCTATTGTGACTGAGCCTATCTATCCATTTCTATTCCTTTGCACATGTCTAGATATTTAA